The DNA sequence AGTTTCTGCACACAAATATACCATCAAAAACGCACTCCACATCTCCAGTGGGCAGAATAATCGCTTCACTACTTACGTGTGCGACCCAATGGCTGATATGTAAGGGTGTCGAAAAGTTTTATCCTGAAACACCAAACCAATATTAAAGAGATAAAAGACCAAACCCACGATCTGCTCTATCTTATAGAGCTCACTGAAAAGTTGAGTTACACAGGTGACCCGCTCAAGAGAGAAGGCGAAAAGTACGTACTTGCAATACATGATCGACACGCCCATCCACGGATCCTGTTAGTCTTTCCATCATAACAGACCCATAGCAtctttctccattttcttGCGAATTCTCACATTCATCTGCAACCAAAATTTCgacaacaaagaaaaaaagccTCAGGATTGTCATAATCTACAAAGAAGCAAATGAAAAGCAGGAGGAAGATACGTTTACCGTCACTGCCATCATTGCTTCTAGGCTCACACATTGTGAGCATTTTAACCTGACCAAAGGAGCTTCCAGTAAGATTGATAGATTATATATTAAGCGAGAGATAAGATCTCTTAAACTAAAGCAATACGTCAAAAATACCCACCCTAATAGTTGTCAGTTGATCCACGAAGGCTTGAGAACGGGCGGCTACTCCTTCTTTAAATTCCTGTATGACGTTGCATGAGCACAAAGAGGCACACACCTGCAGCATCTATGGTCTAAGAAACTAGCTTTTAGTGTACTGGATTACCTGATACCCCACATATAGTCGTTTGCCACCTCGATGGTATGGAATAATAACAGGACGTTTGTTGTCATAATCTTTACAGATTAGCGGCTCTACTCTGTGTAAACAAAAGTTTTATCTTAATGAAgtttgtttaaaataaaatactactactataaataaaaatcatgtgATATACTTctaattaaagtaaaagagtAAAACATCACCTATACGCGACAGGATCGAAAGGATGAAAAATGTTAAACATCTGACGGCATGCTGGCATTTCttcattaatattttcctCTTCCCAATAGTGTTTCCCTTTGCCTACCAACCAAGACAgcagaaaatattttagacAAAAATTCGATTCCAGCCAACAAATCTGGCATTCAAAAGAAACATAACAATTCAACAAGAGGTGGATGAAAATATAGGAATTAGATAAAGGTATCTAAAGCTCAAAGCCAGTAAATACCAATGCCAATACGAACATTACGGAGGGAGAGGAACACTCCAAGGGGCGAGCCCACTGCAAAGAATGTATCAACCTGACATCAAAAGCAAGTGTATTCATCAGTACTCTTTAGCCCAATTAACTAAAGCATAAGAAATAACAGAAAGTCACcttaaattctaattttgtgtATCTTATTTGTGGGGTGTAACTCTTCACAGTATCTCTACACCCATCTTGAACACTATCAGGTTCGTTTACAACACTTTTATCAGATTCGTCCACAACACTTTTATCAGGTTCGTTCACAGCACTTTTACCGTCATGTGCATCCACTGGCATTAGTTCACATCAAATGCAGGAAATCCAACTTAGTAAAACCATTCAAGATTTAACATGCTTAAATAAGTCGTATGACGCATTGAAATCACACAACGCATACCTATATCATCAATTCCTGCTtcaaattgtttgatttttgatttaaGCAATTCAATCTGAGAGACAAGGGTAGTGTGAGAAAGAATTAACATAAGAGGGcgagaaatggaaagaaaagtAGCGCAACCACCTCTTCCCTAAGTGATTTGATCACTTCGCCTTCGCAATTATCTTTGATATTCTCACCACTTGGTTCGTCGTCACATGTTTCAATCTCACTTTTCATGCTTCTTGGGTCGTTTATCATCTCAGGGTCAGAGCATCCTCTGTAATTCAAAGAGTCGAGAGTTTGATTATGATTTTCATCTAAAGTGAAGGCATCATTTTTCTGCTGGTAGCTAGTATCATTGGTAGTTGATTCATCCGACTCTGACAATGCAGGAGGACCCAACTGATTACAAACTCCATCCACATGTTCTTCCACAAGGTTGGAATTATCTGTATCACTGACAATTCCTTCACCTCCAGAGTCCTCAACCCTCTCGTGTTTGCTGTCAGGTGATAAGTCATTCCCCACGGAACGACGTCCCTCACTTTTTTCTCGTTCCATATCTGTAATACCAACTACTATTTCACCTCCAAAGTTCGCAACACTCTCGTGATCCATGTCTGAGTTGAGGTCTTCCCCAACATCGAAGGTGGCCTTGCAGTTATGTGGTAAGTCAGTCCTCATAGAACAGTGTGTCTTGCTTTGTTCTTGTTCCTTGTACATCCACTCCATTGGGAATGGTGAACAAAGAGTATCTTGATGACAAAGGATGTCGTAAGATAGAACACTTCCCAAAGAGTGGCCATATATTGAAACCTGAAGAGTCAATACATTGATGAGCGGCCGAGTCTAAACAATAAGctcaaacatttaatttgGCGTTGATATAGAGAAGGTTTCTGTTTTCATCTTGCAATATACCTTTCCATCATATCCAGGGTTCCTCTTAAGAAACTTTAGATATAATCTGTTAAGTTGGTTAGATACCTGAACAAGACATGACCACGGGAAAATTGATTTAAgaacatttaaaaatttgtgagAAATTCATTCCAGCTAATataacacacaacacacgcagaAATTTGACAACAGAGGTGAGAAGAAGTAATAAATCAGAGGGTACCGAGTTAATAATGTCCTGACAATAGATAGGGCTCATATAGTATAAGACATCATGAACTGTTGCACTCAGCATTGTTCGTAGCCCTCGCACACCATCTAAAGTGATTTTCTCAACCGCTGCTTCACCACTGAGAGTCAAGCCCTTTCTCCACTagtcaaagaaaagaaataacaatcaatCATAATCAAGGGGCTAATAGCTTCAGGTTAGCACAATGGATGCATAACTGACAGTAAATCCAAACTAGCAAGCATTGCGTAACGAATCCAATAAGTGCACTAAAGTACCTGGCATGGAATATAAAGGACTCTTTGAGTGCCACGTTGGTGCCAAGTCAGATGCCTTTCCGCAAGGCTTGCTGTAAGGTGGCGAAAACCTCCAACATCATCCACCAAATTTGATTTCTCCAACCTTTGACCAATACCATGAACCATGAAAACTAAATGTTGCACAGGAACCTGCATATAAAAGCATGTGCCACAGAGGAACCCTTAAACGGTATCAGTTTGAGAAACAATTTTGAAGTCAATAAACAGAAAGAAAGTGTTGTTGATGAGGAACCCATAAAACCTCTTTAAACCCCTACATTCATTTCCAAGTGTTCTTGTATTGAAGCATATATTATTTATGCATATGTTTCTAAGATCTGTTTCATCAGTATGCTGAAGCTAAATGTAATGATCAAAAGAAAGTGAACCATCGCAGATAGAGATAGTGGTGCTAATCATGCTTGTTGAAAAAATGCAAGGACTTTCAATAGCGAAAGTTGGATTGACAACtgtaattatataaatgaaaaatacagGATTATTATCAATTCATGCAATATACCTGTGAACAATAATCATCCATTTCCTCCTCCTTTTGTTGACGTAATTCATCCTGAACCAAATTGCAAATTATGTGatgaaatattgttaatttagCTAAGATGGTTAGGGAAGGCTTTCACATAAATTCATAAAGCAATATGCTTGTACACAGTAAAACTATGGTTTTACAAATGATCATTAGAACAATTGAATACCTCAAGCATATGAGCAATGGTGTTAAATGAAGAATGTGGAATTTGGTGTGAGGCTATGAGGAAAGGTGCTGAGTAGAATAAACCCCTCCCAGCAACTCATCTTGTTAGGTTatcatcatttaaaattttaatcctGAACTAACTGTAATGATGCAGTGAATAGTTCTCAGTGATAGAATCTTTTGGGAGAGACAAGGTATCTGTATCAGAactaatattttgtcatttactTTGAAGCAACTAAGTACTTAATTCCCCTTTTAGATATAAAATTCATCTAAAACTGATGGGTCCAATGTGCTTGGTGTTAAACAATGCCATCAATCTACAAATATTAAGAAAGTCGTCTAAAGcaaggagaaaaaagatgacCTGAAGTATTTGTacagaaaatacaaatgtTACAATTATGGATACCTGCGTTGGTTTCTTTGACTCAGATGGAGCATACCCACGTCTTAATTTAATGCCATTATATCCAATATTTACAATGTTAGAAAATCCAGAAGAATCAACACTAAGCCAAGCTTCCCATGTATCATCTTCCCCTGTAAAAAGGGCATGCAGCCCCTGCAACCAAAAGAGTTATAAGTTATGAATTCCCTAATAACAAGTTCAGAGAAAGCTAATGCCAAAATAGATAGGCGTACTGAGGTTGAGCCTTGTAAATCAACTCGAGCAGCAAAAAGACCCGATGGTTGGAAAGTTCTTCGGTGCCAAACCTGGAAAAGAAAGCATCTCCAGCTTCATCAGTTACTCTTCTGAGACTAAATTGCCCTAAAAAATTCTGACAGACTGGGAAAGGAAGCAAAACTCATAACGAAAAATATGCTGATAAAGTTAATAGTTTTGAAAGCTTACTCAAACTGAATCACAGgagaaataattatataaaataggCATAGGTAACTAACTTTCAGAAATAAACAAAGTAATTATATAAGATTTATCTGCAACAGTGCAGTTAACTGACAAAAGAGAACAATACAGAGAGTTCACGAGCACCTGGCTTCGATATGCATACTCCAACTGCTCAGATACATCCTCACGGATTGGATGCCAATCAAGACCACCTTTACGAGCAAACCAATGGCCTCGTAGCACCCTTCGATTCTCTCCGTACCAATAAACAGGAAAACAATGTCGTCTGACTAAATCTACCTGCACAGATGCAATTTGTCAACATCTAGACTTTCCTATTTGTAAAGAACATTTGTCAACCATTAGGTTGAACTGGATACAGATGAAAggaatatagaataaaaacataaacaattactaaaatataGTGAATGCttgatattcaaaatttttatgtttaccCAATTTCACTTCCAAACCCAAGCACACACATGGGGGAGGAGAGGAAAGACTCTTGCGAGCTTAGTCAACATTTCATCTCATTACCCCAAAAACaggtaaaagaaaaaacaaattatcaaaCATCAGTTTCATATCAAATATCTAAAACAACTAGCGAATAAgcataaaaaaactacatgACAAAAGGAATTAATTGCAACAAACAAGAGATTGTCAAGAAAACTCATTTGAAAATGAACTATAAATTTATGAGAAGTCAACAGATGAAAGGACTACCTCATACAACCCTCCCTTTACTGGTACACcaactctctcttcttcagCTGTGGATAGTTGGCAATCAGGACAGTCTGAAGAAAGTTTCATGGAATCAATACCATGCTTCCCTCTAGGACCTTCACTACATTCCGCATACTCCTTCCACCAAGCAGAAAGTAACTCTTCCTCTCTCTGTGAATATAGCAGATATCAGTGAGTACaatactccataaataaactaattctACAGTGATCAGCTAAAGAAATCAAGAGAACCACATTCAGAGTACGGAACTTTTCTGACCTGCAAGAAAGAAGCCTCTATTGCCAGCGAATCACGCACACCAAATCTGAAATAATCACCTTTCCCTACAACTTCAGTTCGAGGGACTGATGCGGCAAGTTctgacaaaaaagaaaagtacaaAATAACAAGCTCTGGCATGATGGCAAGGCCAAGTATCTCTCTGTAAAACACACTTGAAGACCCCTTCAACCCATCCAATAAAGATTGTCACATTAGGACCATACAGAAATCAACCATCCAGCAAAAGCCACTTCGCATAAGTTTGACTTGGGTGTTACAATCCAAATTCCAAATCTATTATACTAACAACTATTGCTTATCAGCAATAACTATAATATCATACGCTGTAGATACAATTCCTTCATGTGTTAGCCAATCAAATCAGTAACGTCATAGACTAACCCCAACTCCCCAAGACTTTCCCTATTTATCAGCAATCAAATTTCACCAGGGCAGGAGCTGAATAAATATCCCATATCCCA is a window from the Salvia hispanica cultivar TCC Black 2014 chromosome 1, UniMelb_Shisp_WGS_1.0, whole genome shotgun sequence genome containing:
- the LOC125200801 gene encoding phospholipase SGR2-like, which produces MPSEMRGNVADEVGQTSLDMLKNTPSNIRRLAHEIEQCEGRQKYLARTRSPSDGGDLRWYFCKVPLAENELAASVPRTEVVGKGDYFRFGVRDSLAIEASFLQREEELLSAWWKEYAECSEGPRGKHGIDSMKLSSDCPDCQLSTAEEERVGVPVKGGLYEVDLVRRHCFPVYWYGENRRVLRGHWFARKGGLDWHPIREDVSEQLEYAYRSQVWHRRTFQPSGLFAARVDLQGSTSGLHALFTGEDDTWEAWLSVDSSGFSNIVNIGYNGIKLRRGYAPSESKKPTQDELRQQKEEEMDDYCSQVPVQHLVFMVHGIGQRLEKSNLVDDVGGFRHLTASLAERHLTWHQRGTQRVLYIPCQWRKGLTLSGEAAVEKITLDGVRGLRTMLSATVHDVLYYMSPIYCQDIINSVSNQLNRLYLKFLKRNPGYDGKVSIYGHSLGSVLSYDILCHQDTLCSPFPMEWMYKEQEQSKTHCSMRTDLPHNCKATFDVGEDLNSDMDHESVANFGGEIVVGITDMEREKSEGRRSVGNDLSPDSKHERVEDSGGEGIVSDTDNSNLVEEHVDGVCNQLGPPALSESDESTTNDTSYQQKNDAFTLDENHNQTLDSLNYRGCSDPEMINDPRSMKSEIETCDDEPSGENIKDNCEGEVIKSLREEIELLKSKIKQFEAGIDDIVDAHDGKSAVNEPDKSVVDESDKSVVNEPDSVQDGCRDTVKSYTPQIRYTKLEFKVDTFFAVGSPLGVFLSLRNVRIGIGKGKHYWEEENINEEMPACRQMFNIFHPFDPVAYRVEPLICKDYDNKRPVIIPYHRGGKRLYVGYQEFKEGVAARSQAFVDQLTTIRVKMLTMCEPRSNDGSDDECENSQENGERCYGSVMMERLTGSVDGRVDHVLQDKTFRHPYISAIGSHTNYWRDPDTALFMLRYLYRDIPEEPDEQRESRWSDPREVEDEEAPLTFADNMSIKHFSYKAKNIIKTR